The genomic segment TACTCCTTCCGTATTTTTTTAACATTTTtagatatatttattaatattgattaaatatttttttttaaatatatagaaaaaaaatatgTATTAATAGACGAAAGAAAtattataattcttccttcctaacTTTGATAAAATAGaaaatctatatacatatatattttgttgGGCCAAGATTTAATGGCTTCGGCCTAATTAGATTCGCGAAATAAGTCTAAGGGTCACTGAACTGCCACTCAAAGTCAAGGACTCAAGGTAGGCTGTCAATTGACAGATCAAAACCCTTCCGTAGCTAAAATAATTTGTTGGAAGGGAGTTAATTTTCACCGTAAAATAATTTCACTGCGTATAAATGTTATCATCATTACAATTAAGTATACAACCCTTGATACAGTATAATTTATTATTTATGAGTGTATTGCATATAAGTTCTAAAAGGAAAGGTGACAAATGGAGTTAATTCAATTGTTTTTTTTCTAGTTTTCTTATCCTAAAAACAACAAGAAAACGACCACCAAATCCCCTTACCTTTCTTTCTTTTTGTAGGACCCAGTACTCGTAACAAATAACCATCTATATCTCTTCTATTCAATTACTTCATATCTCTTCTATTCAATTACTTTACATTACAGACTCTAGAACAATcaatttatatttagttaaattccGAGTTACTACTACTAGCAACCTTTTATTTTGATttttatctttaaagtgagcaaactGTTTAATTGCTTCAAGCTTTTAATCAAATAGAAAAAGACGAAATTCTTTTGGATTGAATGACCCACAAAATTACGGACAAGTGGAAAGAAGAAGACGAAATACTTGTAAACAGGGAAACTCAAAAGTTCCATTATTGCAGCCATTAATTAATGTTGCTGAAACATTTATCCAAAAACCAACCCAGCTCTTTAGGACAGTTATTTAAAGCTAAACAACATAAGCAAACTCCAAACTTTTTTAATCAATTAAGAGCTCAAATCCAGAATTGAACTAGCTAGGTCATTCGGAGCTCAAAGATGCTAAATTTGACTTCCATCGATCATCCGAAAATTCCAATCAAATTTCAACTACAATCCAATGTTAATTAGTTACTAATAACAGTACTATATATATAGTTTCATCGAAATCTAATCCCAACCCAGAATCGCCTTTGCAGTATCCAATACAAATGGCTAATTGAGAGCAAAAGAAAATTCACTACAGACAAGGTTAGAGGacactggaaatcaaagaatcacACACTCATAATTtaaggagaaaaaaaaataaaggaaattatttTTGGGGTTTCCACTCAAAAAGGAATCAAAAGCATTAATTTGCATGGAAACCCGAATCCAGTCACCATTTAAAAAAGGTATTTTAAAAGAAACACCGAATAATATATATAAGAAAGAAAGATTtaatcaaaaaataaaataaaaaggaagAAGTCCACTACATTTCAAgctctaatttaaaaagaaaaaacacATTTCGACATGTCATTGGTGCATTAAAAATAAATTTTCTCTCTTTCTTAATCATATACCTAATCTCAGAATCTTAGTTCAAAAGAATAAACTTAACAAACCTAAAACAAAATTAAGCCAAATTAAGAGAGAGCTTTGTTGATTTTGATTAACCATACTCTCTTGTCATTCGAGTAGGAAACTAATCTGCCACACCAAAAAGTATAGTAATTTACTGACTTTTTTTCGCGGCTCGAAAAGtagtattaaaaattaaaaaatacatTTTCTTATTATTCTTGTAGGGTCTAAACATTCGGACCCCAAAGATTCCATAAACGAGAATTGAATAACCCCAATACGTCCGGCAATACTTTCCTGGCCAATCCCTTATGACTGTTTCCGCTCGCCGCCGTCCGTTGAACTATCACCGTTCCTTCATCGACATTCACCGGCTCCGGCAACGGAGAGTCATTTACCGACGACCCAGCACCGTTATTCAAACTAACATTAATAGTCGTAAAAGATGAATCTTTCTCAACTTCCTCGATAAAAGAGATATCTTTGATATCTTCAGCCACAACGGGTAGTAATTTCTCGTGCTGACCCAAAACATCGGCAGGTTTATCGGCGACACGGCGGTTCGATTTGTCCCTTCTCTTACTCGTTCTCGGACTCTTCTTTGATTTCTCGCTTTCACCCTTTGTCAAGTGTTCTTCAAAGGCTTCAATGGCTTGATGTATGAGTTCACGATTCGGGGAAGaatcccattttatccagtaactCCGGTAACACTCGAAACAGTCGCAATCAAAAACAGGAGGCTTGTGTGCCCCAGCTCCTCCGCCACCACCATTAGCAGGACTTCCTTTCTTCGAGGATCTCGACCGTTTGGAATCAATGGGCTTGGAGGCAGCGGCGGTGGTTTTCATGGAGTTTGTAATCATGTAAGCGAAAACTTCACGGTCTTCGAGGGAAAGGACCGAAACGATGGTGAAAATGGCAGCAGGAAGAAGCTTTAGGAAGGAGAGGTAGTCACCATTTGAAGGAGGAGTTGGGGAAGGGAAGATCTTCCCTTTGTTTTTAAGCTCCACCATGGCCTTTTGTTTTAATTAACGCTTTTctggattttttttcttttttttcttttctttttcaatgTGATGAGGGTTTTGTGGGCTTTGCGGTggcgtgagagagagagagagaagagagaggtgAACAGTGGTAGGTCTTTTTTGTTGATTGTCAGATGACTTGATTAACAAGGCAGAGGCTGAGAGGTCACCGTTCCTTAGCTTTTCAGGTTTTATTTATCCCCCTTTGCTTAACGCGCCAAATTACGCGCGTATCGCACCAATTCGGTTCGGTTCATTCTAGTTCCGTGTCACCGATTTAGGATTATATCTTCTACTAATCGATCGATTCACATCCAACTTCTTCTGTAGGTTGTTACATTTTAAAAGGGTTTAATAATTATTTTAGCTTTCGAGGATTTAATTATTACGTAGTATGTTCCAAAAACAATGAAAGGATTAGGATCATTGTAATCACGTTCAAAGTCGTTCGATGAATCGATCTAATTCGAGTTCAATTCGAGATCCGAACTGATGAGCGACAAGACATAGAATATTGTGCAACGCGCGTGGTAAAATCGCAGCGCATGGCATGAACCGCGCTGCGTAGGCAGGGATAGTACGATTTTCATTGTTGCGCACCATAGATTTTCGTACAACTTTTGGTATTATCGTGACGAATTAGGGGTAGTTACGTCTTTCTCTCAGCATCCAGGATAAGGACAACCGACCAAAGCACCGAGAAGTGTGTGAAAAATTATTTTGGGCTGCACTCCGAAGTAGTAGTAAAAAATAAAACTACGAGAGGTTTTGGTTTGGTAAGCTTTGATGACACGTGTGTTTACTCGTTCGTTTAAATTTTTAGAAaaactttttcttttctttttttttttgaaaaaaactaCTTTCTTTTGAACTAAAACGTCAAAAAAGGTTAATTTCATCAACTAGTACTATTTTATCAATCGAATTAAGATTAGTGGTTAATTTAATAGTGAGCTTGAAGCCTAAACACCAGATTTCTTCATCATTTGCTATCACTTCGGAAAAGGCAAAAGTGATGGTTTTGGTTTCTGTTTCAAACGTTTGTGAACTGTTTCGTCCCTCCAAATATAAATCGAAAAAATGATCTTTCAAACATTAATTTTTGAATTCGTTAGTCTCTCGACTCTAACGGACGTTAATTTTTGCCAACCTGTCACTTTTAGTCAATCATAGAGTGCCACGTGTCACTTATGTGTAAACAAAATTCCACCTAGGCTTTGTTGAATCGAATCAAACCAATTTATTTGTGGATTATAAACAAACGAACCGAACCGGTTCACCTCATTCTTCTTCTTCCTCGCAACATCTCTTCCCTCGCCATTCTCTCTGCTCGCCATCGTCGATCACAACTCTGGTGGCTTATCCGGCCGAACACCAGTTGAGGCGAAGAAGAGTTGGCCACCACACCATCGACTCGGCCTCCTTTCACTATCAAATCCTCGGCTACCACAACGTTGAAGAGCTTCACGTTGGGGCGAGCCAAGAGCTTGCTCATGATGGTTGAAGTGAAGAGCGCTGCGTGCTTGATCACCACGTATGTGTCTTGCTCGTCATATTCAATTTCTAACTCGTCAAGGAAGAGGTGAGTTGGCTTCCTCACAACCTAATTCAACACATCCAAAATACTTAATTTAAAATCAAAGACAAATTCAAAACATACATTGAGCTAGTAGCGATAACGACATCGTATCCATCAAAATTGAAATTCTCTCTATCCTAGATTCATGCGAGACGATGGATTCCCTGATCGGTTCAAATCTGAAAGCATTCAGATCGTAAGAAGCCGTCACCGAAAACGCAAATGAAGCTTTCGATTGAACACGGATAGAAGAAGCGGGTGGGGGTGCAAATGGAGTACCATTGAAAGAGGTGTCGAAGAGAGATGGCTTTTGAGGTTTGCTCGCCATCGTCCATCGTCGAGCCGTGACACCACCACCGCCATGGACCGCCGCGCCGAAATCTTCAAACCGACGGTAAGAGCCCTTAAACACGCTGTATTTTCCTGAAAAATGCATAGGTAAGATCGTCACAACACCTATTACAACATATTAGAGAATCAAAGCAAAACTCCAAATTTGTTCATACATATCGAAGCCTAATttcaaaattaaagaaaaatcaagcCGAATTAGAAAAAACTAACCTCATATTTAGCTTTCCCACGACGTAAGCTTTCAAAACTAGTCTTCCATCAGCCGGATAAGCCACCGGAGTTGTGATCGACGATGGCGAGGGAAGAGATGCCGCGAGGAAGAAGAAGAATGAGGCGAACGAATTTGGTTCGTTTGTTTATAATCCACAAATAAATTGGTTCGATTCAGTTCAACAAAGCCTAGGTGGAATTTTGTTTACACGTAAGTGACACGTGGCACTCTATGATTGGCTAAAAGTGACAGATCGACAAAAATTAACGTTTGTCAGGGTCGAGGGACTAACGAGTTCAAAAATTAACGTTTGAGGGACCATTTGGTTCGATATATGTTTGGAGGGACGAAACAGTTCAAAAACGTTTGAAACAGGGATCAAACGGTTACTTTTGCCCTTCGGAAAAATAATTCACCGGATGATACAATTACAAAAATCCACCCTTGAATCATATTTTACGTTCGTTTATTCAAGACTTCGTACCGATGGTCAATCGCTTCGTTCTTCTAATATACTCCATCGTCTTTAAgggtcttttttttttctttcacttCTACTCGTCTTGACTCGATTGTATTTGATTGTGATTTTAGAtgattgaatgtgattttggttgattGGATGAGTTAGTGGATGATTGAGGTAtggttaaatatatattataataatatgaaaAAGTATAGAATAGGTAGGTAGTGGATGATTGATGTGTGTGGttgaatatatattataatatattttaaatgtaTAGTGGTAATTAatgatataaaatataatatatttagttATGATTAATTGATATTAGTTAAGTTATGTTTTGAGTTAAAGTGAATCAAAATTAATCAAAGTGAATCAAGTCGAGGCAAGTCAAGAAGAAACGAAAAGAAAACGCCTAATTAACTATTGTATTAAAGATAATTTTTTAATAAAAAAGAAGTACTAAATCTACCATAATGATGATATTAGCAAACTTCACCAAAtacttctttttagaaaaagaacaAGTCAGTTGACCCGTCCGTTGGACAGAAAATTCGTATCTTTAAAAACTAATAGTTTAAATATatcatataaaaaattatataataattgcttgtattaaacattatttaatttatataaaaattatataaaatataattaatttaatgatATATCAATTATAActattttgattttatttcaaaatctacgatcctaaaattaatttttttttcaaaaataataaacatgacaaaaggtaaaaattacatatCAAAATTTAATTtcatgataaaatttataattgtatctaatcaatttagttgttcctattgtttgaaaaataagataTGCTCAT from the Rutidosis leptorrhynchoides isolate AG116_Rl617_1_P2 unplaced genomic scaffold, CSIRO_AGI_Rlap_v1 contig246, whole genome shotgun sequence genome contains:
- the LOC139882224 gene encoding uncharacterized protein → MVELKNKGKIFPSPTPPSNGDYLSFLKLLPAAIFTIVSVLSLEDREVFAYMITNSMKTTAAASKPIDSKRSRSSKKGSPANGGGGGAGAHKPPVFDCDCFECYRSYWIKWDSSPNRELIHQAIEAFEEHLTKGESEKSKKSPRTSKRRDKSNRRVADKPADVLGQHEKLLPVVAEDIKDISFIEEVEKDSSFTTINVSLNNGAGSSVNDSPLPEPVNVDEGTVIVQRTAASGNSHKGLARKVLPDVLGLFNSRLWNLWGPNV